In the Helicobacter typhlonius genome, one interval contains:
- a CDS encoding metal ABC transporter permease — translation MADLFSYNFVWLALLVSFLVSICSGIIGSMIVANKNVFVAGGVAHSAFGGVGLALFCGFSTMLGAMLFGVIMALFLSYAFLYQRQRLDAYVGASWAFGMAIGVILIDLTPGYSNDISSYLFGSILAVGFDEIIAMAIFDIFIIIFVSLYYYKILNLFYDSEFCALKGMNINLWTTLIFVCIAIGVVISMNVAGLILVLAILSIPAYIANLFTHSLRAMMWLSWLISLIFMWLGFFVAYWYNISVGACIVVLLSLAMFFAIIIHKFTRRIL, via the coding sequence ATGGCTGATTTATTCTCGTATAATTTCGTGTGGTTGGCACTTCTTGTGTCCTTTTTAGTAAGTATTTGCAGTGGAATAATCGGCTCAATGATTGTGGCAAACAAAAATGTCTTTGTCGCTGGAGGTGTGGCACATAGCGCATTTGGTGGTGTGGGATTAGCACTTTTTTGTGGATTTAGCACAATGCTTGGAGCAATGCTTTTTGGCGTGATTATGGCATTATTTTTATCTTATGCATTTTTATACCAAAGACAACGACTTGATGCGTATGTAGGCGCAAGTTGGGCTTTTGGTATGGCAATAGGTGTGATTCTTATTGATTTAACGCCCGGGTATAGTAATGATATTTCAAGCTATCTCTTTGGCTCGATACTCGCTGTGGGCTTTGATGAAATCATAGCTATGGCGATTTTTGATATTTTTATCATCATATTTGTTTCACTCTATTACTACAAGATTTTAAACTTATTTTATGATAGTGAATTTTGTGCGCTTAAGGGTATGAATATCAATCTTTGGACAACTCTTATTTTTGTATGTATTGCTATTGGGGTTGTGATTTCAATGAATGTTGCAGGACTAATTTTGGTGCTTGCTATCCTTTCAATCCCTGCCTACATCGCAAATCTTTTCACTCACTCACTACGGGCGATGATGTGGCTCTCGTGGCTTATTTCACTAATCTTTATGTGGTTAGGGTTTTTTGTAGCTTATTGGTATAATATCAGCGTAGGAGCGTGTATAGTTGTATTACTCTCGCTCGCAATGTTTTTTGCTATCATTATTCACAAATTCACAAGGAGGATTTTATGA
- a CDS encoding low molecular weight protein-tyrosine-phosphatase yields MKDSTIQSILFVCLGNICRSPLAQGIARHIAQQHNLNIEIDSAGTSGWHIDEQPCAGSRYIAKEHGFSIDDLRGRRVSAYADEKFDLIIALDKSNYADLLALGFDKAKVKKLGEFGLKGADIPDPYTYKDMEGFERIYQMIYLCVYNLLSIHYPMIESPHNTPSTKE; encoded by the coding sequence ATGAAAGATTCTACAATTCAGAGCATACTTTTTGTGTGTTTGGGCAATATTTGCCGTTCACCCTTAGCTCAAGGTATAGCGCGACACATAGCACAGCAACATAACCTTAATATAGAAATAGATTCTGCAGGGACAAGCGGGTGGCATATTGATGAGCAACCCTGTGCTGGCTCACGTTATATAGCTAAAGAACACGGATTTAGCATTGATGATTTACGCGGGAGACGCGTAAGTGCGTATGCTGATGAAAAATTTGATTTGATTATCGCCCTTGATAAGAGCAATTATGCTGATTTGCTTGCACTTGGTTTTGATAAGGCAAAAGTCAAAAAGCTTGGCGAATTTGGATTAAAAGGAGCGGATATTCCTGACCCTTATACTTATAAGGATATGGAGGGTTTTGAGCGTATATATCAAATGATATATCTTTGCGTGTATAATCTACTCTCTATACATTATCCTATGATAGAATCTCCTCATAATACTCCCTCTACAAAAGAATAG
- a CDS encoding NlpC/P60 family N-terminal domain-containing protein, whose amino-acid sequence MKFCQIIFAIFFALGLNACADKIIPSAQVKDLQSFPQDALFYLPTNKEIKSKHDDKTLLSFKKDYLQKYFSPWQQKPNPKKNEVFWILPSLQNIATGKGKIKNYGENLQEISSQEAKELIDSMNLNSYPNQNQNAIITTTTSVRAVPTNKPLFNKPNGYPFDRWQNSLIFAGTPVLITHMSKDKSWVHIQSSFVYGWIESQHLATLTQEQVKEIQGYAHYVSPTIDKIPLFDSHKHFTSQARIGQIFPVYGAQLKQSVGIAIYVRLPNGKAQREHIYIANDKIQSFPQKLDSQAIASTINAMMGQKYGWGGFLESRDCSAFIRDIFAQFGLHLPRNSKAQVYYGKNQIDLSKLNRKEKEAFIIANATPFQSILWLQGHIMLYIGEYQGKAIVAHSAWSVTTGKHYENMLGGVVITSLYAGDEHNGFFAKSPLLIDRIQAMSDLSQLAAQIKGHK is encoded by the coding sequence ATGAAATTCTGCCAAATCATATTTGCTATTTTTTTTGCTTTGGGTTTGAATGCTTGTGCAGACAAAATTATCCCAAGTGCTCAAGTCAAAGATTTACAAAGCTTTCCTCAAGACGCACTTTTTTATCTTCCCACAAATAAAGAGATAAAATCTAAACACGATGATAAGACTCTTTTGTCCTTTAAAAAAGATTATTTGCAAAAATATTTTTCCCCTTGGCAGCAAAAGCCAAATCCAAAGAAAAATGAAGTGTTTTGGATTCTCCCCTCACTCCAAAATATCGCCACAGGCAAAGGCAAAATAAAAAACTATGGTGAAAATCTCCAAGAAATAAGCTCGCAAGAAGCAAAAGAACTTATAGATTCTATGAATCTTAACTCTTATCCAAACCAAAATCAAAATGCCATTATTACCACTACAACTTCAGTGCGTGCAGTGCCTACAAACAAACCCCTATTTAATAAGCCAAATGGCTATCCATTTGATAGATGGCAAAATTCCCTTATTTTCGCAGGCACACCTGTGCTTATCACACATATGAGCAAAGATAAATCTTGGGTGCATATTCAATCTAGTTTTGTTTATGGCTGGATAGAATCTCAACATCTTGCTACACTCACTCAAGAGCAGGTAAAAGAAATACAAGGCTACGCACACTATGTAAGCCCTACTATTGATAAGATTCCTTTATTTGATTCTCATAAACACTTTACCTCACAAGCGCGTATTGGACAAATTTTTCCTGTGTATGGCGCACAGCTTAAACAAAGCGTTGGCATTGCAATCTATGTGCGTTTGCCAAATGGCAAAGCTCAAAGAGAGCATATCTATATTGCAAATGACAAAATCCAATCTTTCCCACAGAAATTAGATTCTCAGGCTATCGCCTCAACAATTAATGCAATGATGGGACAAAAATATGGCTGGGGCGGATTCTTAGAAAGTCGTGATTGTTCAGCCTTTATTCGCGATATTTTCGCCCAATTTGGCTTACATCTCCCGCGAAATTCTAAGGCTCAAGTCTATTATGGTAAAAATCAAATTGATTTAAGCAAACTTAATCGCAAGGAGAAAGAAGCCTTTATTATAGCCAATGCTACACCTTTTCAAAGTATTCTTTGGCTACAAGGACATATTATGCTCTATATTGGAGAATATCAAGGCAAAGCCATTGTCGCACATAGTGCGTGGAGTGTAACTACGGGTAAGCACTATGAAAATATGCTTGGTGGAGTTGTCATTACTTCTTTGTATGCAGGAGATGAGCATAATGGATTTTTTGCAAAATCTCCCTTACTCATTGATAGAATCCAAGCTATGTCTGACCTTTCGCAGCTTGCAGCACAAATCAAAGGGCATAAATGA
- a CDS encoding arsenate reductase family protein, which translates to MAISLYGIKTCGSVKKAITLLEKHSIPFTFIDLKTHTPTKEQLALWIKQKSIKIVLNTKGTTYKNLKKDGKITDTILDSTLQIQVDTLFATPMLLKRPIITSDENLIIGYDESAILNLIHIFQQRKL; encoded by the coding sequence ATGGCAATCTCACTCTATGGCATCAAAACTTGCGGAAGTGTCAAAAAAGCAATAACACTCCTTGAAAAACATTCAATTCCCTTTACTTTTATAGATTTAAAAACCCACACACCCACCAAAGAACAACTCGCCCTATGGATTAAGCAAAAAAGCATAAAAATCGTGCTTAATACCAAAGGCACAACTTATAAAAATCTCAAAAAAGATGGAAAAATTACTGACACAATCTTAGATTCTACACTTCAAATACAAGTTGATACGCTTTTTGCCACGCCAATGCTGCTTAAACGCCCCATTATTACAAGTGATGAAAATCTCATTATTGGCTATGATGAGAGCGCTATCTTAAATCTTATTCATATTTTTCAGCAGAGGAAGCTGTAA
- a CDS encoding metal ABC transporter solute-binding protein, Zn/Mn family — translation MKIIITLCLCIMSMFAKEISPIKVLVSVLPQKEMIERIGGEYVKVEVLVPAGKSPEIYEPSIAQMRHIEDSHIFFGVGMPFESAWLKRFKNTNPSLIYYNLADPFVDSKNTESQHTAHKHTHNPHIWLSLKASILHTQIIAQTLSKINKEQTAFFMQNAKLLESKLHSIQKRTAHIFSLDTAQKSFIIYHPALKYWSEEFHIKELSLENEGKELKGRDLSALIQEAKKQKIASIFIQPEFAKSRAKSFANELDLNIIELDVLRQDWLLSLQEIACQVAFSLSSTQSKSCVQAYFKDEL, via the coding sequence ATGAAAATTATCATAACTCTATGCTTGTGTATTATGAGTATGTTTGCTAAAGAAATCTCGCCTATTAAAGTGCTTGTGAGTGTGCTACCACAAAAAGAAATGATTGAACGCATTGGGGGCGAATATGTTAAAGTAGAGGTGCTTGTGCCTGCGGGCAAATCGCCCGAAATATATGAGCCAAGTATTGCACAAATGAGACATATTGAAGATTCTCATATTTTTTTTGGTGTTGGAATGCCTTTTGAATCTGCTTGGCTTAAGCGATTTAAAAATACTAATCCCTCGCTTATTTATTATAATCTAGCGGATCCATTTGTGGATTCTAAAAATACAGAATCTCAACACACAGCGCATAAACACACACATAATCCGCATATTTGGCTCTCTCTCAAAGCTTCGATTTTACATACTCAAATTATCGCACAAACTTTAAGCAAAATCAACAAGGAACAAACGGCATTTTTTATGCAAAATGCTAAGCTTTTAGAATCTAAACTCCACTCCATACAAAAGCGCACTGCACATATTTTTAGCCTCGATACAGCACAAAAAAGCTTTATTATTTATCACCCAGCACTTAAGTATTGGAGCGAGGAATTTCACATAAAAGAATTAAGCCTTGAAAATGAGGGCAAAGAGCTTAAAGGTAGGGATTTAAGCGCACTCATACAAGAGGCAAAAAAACAAAAAATTGCGTCTATTTTTATTCAGCCCGAATTTGCAAAATCACGTGCAAAAAGTTTTGCAAATGAGCTTGATTTAAACATTATCGAGCTTGATGTGTTGCGTCAAGATTGGCTTTTATCCCTGCAAGAAATTGCTTGTCAGGTGGCATTTTCTCTTTCATCTACACAAAGTAAATCCTGCGTGCAGGCATATTTCAAGGACGAGCTATGA
- a CDS encoding RNA ligase — MRILVLMRGIPASGKSTWIANMGLSEYTLSADSLRLMASSPVLLPKSKNAIDLESTEFAKSQTLDSLALIGINQQNDKQVWKLLFTLLEMRLKQGDFTIIDATHTSIKALRAYETLANAYRYRLIVVDFSHIPLEVALQRNAYRGYKSVPVDILESMYKTLQDSLTLPSRYLVLKADEIAPLQDKTCQSMLHFNPINLNTYTQIHHIGDIHGCFETFLNYLIYTHSSPYSLQDALHILEQSQFAPQICASFLNPQNYYIFLGDYIDRGVQNAQVVRFLLGIMDLPNVCLLEGNHERWLYKWGKEELGANEFSTFTLKNLEQGGISSKDTHRLYSKLRQCAYYTFDEKIILCTHGGLPTLPNNLLLVATKQLIYGSGGYEDMQECAKSFALSTASNTYQVFGHRNREKHPMRVYERNFALEGGVEFGGALRIAVLTKTPLPYRYATKAQNSKLMAQSPLMGVIRHTDNFTQIYMQNKHGSQELNALHQSRSIFALLQKLRASVLIKEREFGELSSFNFTKEAFFSKQWNSLTCKARGLFIDTYNFRICARSYDKFFNYKEREETCDEALKEKLTYPLNVFVKENGFLGIVSAKNANDSLKLESKLFITSKSDPTSPFAHIMRNLIAESLRKTAQDSIQEVESELYEELKTRNLSLIFEVIHPQNDPHIIAYEKPQVILLDAIYNTPDYAKLPFAELCALGNKFGFICKEHKITLHCWEEVSEFLHCENALESNSLFAQGKRKNGFIEGYVLEDSAGFMFKYKGAYYRAWKDLREIVEQCARTRALPKSKGKKWQGDSAYYELEEKFIQWLCQYIEQNGFESLESNSLIALREAFLRSLAGF, encoded by the coding sequence ATGCGCATTCTAGTTCTTATGCGAGGAATCCCCGCAAGTGGAAAAAGCACTTGGATTGCAAATATGGGTTTAAGTGAATATACCCTAAGTGCTGATTCTCTGCGCCTTATGGCAAGTTCGCCTGTCCTTTTACCCAAAAGCAAAAATGCCATTGATTTAGAATCTACAGAGTTTGCAAAATCGCAGACGCTTGATTCTCTTGCATTGATAGGGATTAACCAACAAAATGATAAGCAAGTGTGGAAATTGCTTTTTACTCTCCTTGAAATGCGTCTTAAACAAGGGGATTTTACAATTATTGATGCAACTCATACGAGTATAAAAGCCTTGCGCGCTTATGAAACCCTCGCAAATGCTTACCGCTATCGCCTAATAGTCGTAGATTTTAGCCATATTCCCCTAGAAGTGGCTTTGCAGCGCAATGCTTACAGAGGTTATAAATCTGTGCCCGTAGATATTTTGGAATCTATGTATAAAACTCTGCAAGATTCTCTAACCCTGCCCTCTCGTTATCTTGTTCTTAAAGCTGATGAAATTGCGCCGCTACAAGATAAAACTTGCCAAAGTATGCTGCATTTTAATCCTATTAATCTCAATACCTATACTCAAATCCACCATATAGGCGATATTCACGGCTGCTTTGAGACATTTTTAAACTATCTTATCTATACTCATTCTTCGCCATACTCACTTCAAGATGCGCTGCATATCTTGGAGCAGTCGCAATTTGCTCCCCAAATATGCGCTTCGTTCCTCAATCCCCAAAACTATTATATTTTTTTAGGCGATTATATTGATAGAGGTGTGCAAAATGCTCAAGTCGTGCGATTTTTACTAGGCATTATGGATTTACCAAATGTGTGCCTACTTGAGGGCAATCACGAGCGTTGGTTATATAAGTGGGGAAAAGAGGAGCTAGGTGCAAATGAGTTTAGCACATTTACGCTCAAAAATTTAGAACAAGGAGGTATAAGCTCAAAAGACACGCATAGGCTCTATTCTAAACTGCGTCAATGCGCTTATTATACCTTTGATGAAAAAATCATCTTATGCACGCACGGAGGACTTCCTACTTTGCCAAATAATCTCTTGCTTGTCGCTACAAAACAGCTTATTTATGGCAGCGGTGGATATGAGGATATGCAAGAATGCGCAAAAAGCTTCGCTCTTAGCACAGCTAGTAATACCTATCAAGTTTTTGGACATAGAAATAGAGAAAAGCACCCTATGCGCGTATATGAGCGAAATTTTGCACTTGAAGGTGGTGTGGAATTTGGCGGGGCATTACGCATAGCGGTATTGACAAAAACGCCTTTACCTTATCGCTATGCTACAAAAGCTCAAAACTCTAAGCTTATGGCACAAAGTCCGCTTATGGGCGTCATAAGGCATACAGATAATTTTACGCAAATCTATATGCAAAATAAACACGGCTCGCAAGAATTAAACGCATTGCACCAATCACGCTCAATCTTTGCGCTTTTACAAAAACTTCGTGCAAGTGTGCTCATCAAAGAGCGAGAGTTTGGAGAGCTTTCAAGCTTTAACTTCACCAAAGAAGCATTTTTCTCTAAGCAATGGAATAGCCTTACTTGCAAGGCTAGAGGTTTATTTATTGATACATATAATTTTCGCATTTGCGCAAGAAGTTATGATAAATTTTTTAATTACAAAGAGCGAGAAGAAACTTGTGATGAAGCTTTAAAGGAAAAATTGACCTATCCACTGAATGTGTTTGTCAAAGAAAATGGCTTTTTAGGCATTGTAAGTGCTAAAAATGCAAATGATTCTCTAAAGTTAGAATCCAAACTTTTCATCACATCAAAATCCGACCCAACAAGCCCTTTTGCACATATAATGCGTAACCTTATTGCAGAATCTCTGCGTAAAACTGCACAAGATTCTATACAAGAAGTTGAATCTGAACTTTATGAAGAGCTTAAAACGCGCAATCTTAGCCTTATATTTGAAGTGATACACCCACAAAACGACCCGCATATCATCGCTTATGAAAAGCCACAAGTTATTTTGCTTGATGCGATTTATAACACGCCTGATTATGCAAAACTGCCTTTTGCAGAACTCTGTGCGCTTGGGAACAAATTTGGCTTTATATGCAAAGAGCACAAAATAACACTTCATTGCTGGGAAGAAGTGAGCGAGTTTCTACATTGTGAAAACGCATTAGAATCTAATTCTTTATTTGCACAAGGTAAGCGGAAGAATGGCTTTATTGAAGGGTATGTGCTTGAAGATAGTGCGGGTTTTATGTTTAAGTATAAAGGTGCATATTATCGTGCGTGGAAAGATTTGCGTGAAATCGTTGAACAATGCGCACGCACTCGTGCTTTGCCTAAAAGTAAGGGTAAAAAATGGCAAGGAGATAGCGCGTATTATGAGCTTGAGGAAAAATTTATACAATGGCTATGTCAATATATAGAGCAAAATGGGTTTGAGAGTTTAGAATCTAACTCTCTTATTGCTTTGCGTGAGGCTTTTTTGCGCTCTTTGGCTGGATTTTAA
- the mqnF gene encoding aminofutalosine deaminase family hydrolase: MLHIWGAREAFICDKHFSIMHNGAIAFEENVDKILAVGEYDTLCSQFPNAKTHFFSQGILLPALINAHIHFEFGAHLAQFCYGDFGTWLDSLMDSRDEVLNIEDAYFESMLTQGINEQINAGVGSVGAISSYGNDMNALASSPLRVVYFNEAIGSNPSAIDFLYAHILERLERAKSLHSPTFIPAIALHSPYSLHPIMAQKLIDIATKDKLPLSAHFLESAHEREWLTQNSGYFKTFFQRFFKIENPQSFYSPQSFLDMLSPLRDTPLSLTHCLYIKEEEAKMIESLQASIITCPRSNRLLNNAFFTRSLLRNKKIPLALGTDGKSSNNNVNLLDELRTSLYAYPQEDILALAKSLILSATLYGAKTLGLNNGTLSEGKNVDFAIFEFSQPLFQTHQSHPNQSPLHFILHATKPTHLFINAKAVL; encoded by the coding sequence ATGTTGCATATTTGGGGGGCAAGAGAAGCATTTATATGTGATAAACATTTTTCTATTATGCATAATGGCGCGATTGCTTTTGAAGAAAATGTGGATAAAATATTAGCTGTAGGCGAATACGATACATTATGCTCACAATTTCCTAATGCAAAAACACATTTTTTTTCTCAAGGCATTCTTCTTCCTGCACTCATTAATGCTCATATACATTTTGAATTTGGTGCGCATTTAGCACAATTTTGTTATGGAGATTTTGGCACTTGGCTTGACAGCTTAATGGATTCGCGCGATGAAGTCTTAAATATTGAAGATGCGTATTTTGAATCTATGCTTACACAAGGCATAAATGAGCAAATAAATGCAGGTGTAGGAAGTGTAGGGGCGATAAGCAGCTATGGCAATGATATGAACGCACTTGCTTCAAGTCCCTTACGTGTAGTGTATTTTAATGAAGCCATAGGAAGTAATCCAAGTGCTATTGATTTTCTCTATGCTCACATATTAGAGCGTCTTGAACGTGCAAAATCTCTCCATAGCCCTACTTTCATACCAGCAATAGCCTTGCATTCACCCTATTCACTCCACCCTATAATGGCACAAAAACTCATAGACATAGCCACCAAAGATAAACTGCCCCTTTCAGCACATTTTTTAGAATCCGCACACGAGCGAGAATGGCTTACCCAAAATAGCGGATATTTTAAAACATTTTTTCAAAGATTCTTTAAAATTGAGAATCCTCAAAGCTTTTACTCACCCCAAAGTTTTTTAGATATGCTCTCCCCCCTTAGAGACACTCCACTCTCACTTACACACTGCCTCTATATAAAGGAAGAAGAGGCAAAAATGATAGAATCTCTGCAAGCTTCTATCATTACCTGCCCTCGTAGTAATCGCCTTTTAAACAATGCTTTCTTCACACGCTCCCTTCTACGAAATAAAAAAATCCCTCTTGCACTTGGCACAGATGGCAAAAGCTCGAATAATAATGTCAATCTCCTTGATGAATTACGCACAAGTCTTTATGCATATCCGCAAGAGGATATACTTGCCCTTGCAAAATCATTGATTTTAAGTGCCACACTCTATGGAGCAAAGACTTTGGGGCTAAATAATGGCACATTAAGCGAGGGTAAAAATGTAGATTTTGCCATTTTTGAATTTAGCCAACCTTTATTTCAAACTCATCAATCTCACCCCAATCAATCGCCCCTACATTTTATTCTCCACGCTACAAAACCTACTCATCTTTTTATCAATGCAAAGGCAGTATTATGA
- a CDS encoding metal ABC transporter ATP-binding protein produces the protein MKLVEIKDVSFAYTKHNVLENVSFCVKENNFWAVIGPNGGGKTTFIKLILGLLKPKSGSITFAQDMNVAKIGYVPQITNTNIDFPICVEDVIQMGLLNHIFNRPSSKQIEEIAYLMELLSITHLAKKPIYALSGGERQKVFIARALVNKPKLLILDEPTANVDVKAQDEIYKLLLELNNKLSIIVVSHDLSITLGYAKEVLYINRYTLIHQIPKLDFDLNEHICEVDILNFFAKTTQARNKEGVNG, from the coding sequence ATGAAACTTGTAGAAATCAAAGATGTGTCCTTTGCCTACACAAAGCATAATGTGTTAGAAAATGTCTCCTTTTGTGTAAAAGAAAATAATTTTTGGGCGGTTATTGGACCAAATGGTGGAGGAAAGACGACTTTCATCAAGCTTATACTTGGGCTTTTAAAGCCAAAAAGTGGCAGCATTACTTTTGCACAAGATATGAATGTGGCAAAGATTGGCTATGTGCCTCAAATTACAAATACAAACATAGACTTTCCTATATGCGTGGAAGATGTCATTCAAATGGGATTACTCAATCATATTTTTAACAGACCTAGCTCTAAGCAAATTGAGGAAATAGCATATTTGATGGAATTACTTAGTATCACTCATCTTGCCAAAAAACCTATCTATGCACTTTCTGGTGGTGAGCGTCAAAAAGTCTTTATTGCTCGCGCCCTTGTGAATAAGCCTAAACTCTTAATCCTTGATGAGCCAACCGCAAATGTCGATGTCAAAGCGCAAGATGAAATTTATAAGCTTTTATTAGAGCTAAACAATAAGCTAAGTATCATCGTTGTAAGCCACGATTTATCCATTACACTAGGCTATGCAAAAGAAGTGCTGTATATCAATAGATATACACTCATTCATCAGATTCCAAAGCTCGATTTTGACTTGAATGAGCATATTTGCGAGGTGGATATTCTTAATTTCTTTGCTAAAACGACTCAAGCACGAAACAAAGAAGGTGTAAATGGCTGA
- a CDS encoding DUF5408 family protein produces MKTEEESQKIAKRAVKIALFCVFITLLLSLINIYILINQISATAAMSKEIKVLQEKVGIQRQIP; encoded by the coding sequence ATGAAAACAGAAGAAGAATCACAAAAAATTGCAAAAAGAGCGGTGAAAATCGCTTTGTTCTGTGTATTTATTACTTTGCTTTTAAGCCTTATTAATATCTATATACTGATTAACCAAATCAGTGCCACAGCAGCAATGAGCAAGGAAATCAAAGTGCTACAAGAAAAAGTAGGCATACAAAGACAAATACCTTAA